The region TGCGGAATGGCTGAAGGCAGGCCTTTATGACTCTTCGTCTGATCCGTCGCTACACACCTATCCAACACAGACTGATTCCATTGGGGTAGATCAGGCCAATATTGAAGGCTCTGCTTTTGCAGGGCTTGCCCCAGTCGGAAGCTTCGACCAACCCAGCCCATCGGGCACGTATGACCAAGCTGGTAATGCCTGGGAATGGCTCGATGACGTTGCTTATTTACCCAACGAGTTACCTGGAAAGCTTCGAAAAGGAGGCAGTTTTCTTCATCCTGTGAGCCTCAACTCAATGAGCTCAAGCTCCCCTGGGAAAACTAGAGCGGCGTCCGATCAAGGCTCGGATTGGGGATTCCGCGTTGTTCGAAAGCGTACTGACAATCTGACCCCTGCCTGGAAATCAACAGCCTGGGAATTGGATGATGCCTATGAAAATGAGCCTTATGTTACCTCAATAGCTGAGCTTGCCTTTGATGCGGATGGAGACCCTCTCAGCTTTTCAATAGAGGAGGGGCCTGAGTGGTTGAGCGTGACATCCAATGGAGGGCTTACAGGAACACCACGTGCCGGTGATTCTGGCAACAAGTCCATTGTTTTCCGTGTTGAAGATTCCTTGGGTGAATCACAAACCCTAGATGTTCCCTACACCATAAAAGTTATTCCAGATACGACCATCTATGTGTCTCCAGACGGGGACGACAGCAATCCGGGAACGTACGAGCTGCCGCTGGCAACGATTACCTATGCATCGTCGATAGCTCAACCAGGTGATGAGATTAAACTAAGAGGGGGAATTTACAAAGAAAGAGTTCATATTGACAACATCCATGGCACTGAAGAAGAGCCAATAACGATCGGCAATTACAACGATGAAAAAGTTGTGATTGAAGGCGCAAAAGACATTACAAGCGAATGGATACCTTACGAAGGCAACATCTGGAAAACAACCGTTGACTTTGATGTCACTCAGCTATTCCTTGATGACACGATGCTCATCGGGGCACGTTGGCCAGACATCAAAAAACATTGGGATGAATACGATGAATCTGATGGTAACAATCCAACTCCAGAGAGTTACTGGGATTTAGGAACACGTTCTCATGCTGATCGAATTGTTGAAGAAAGTGCGGAGACCAATCGCTTTAGAAATCAAGACGAAAAGCATAGCCTTTCTGATCTGAATGTCAGCGTGGAAGGTGGTGTCGTCGTCGTTAATGGTGTAGGCCCGAAAGTTTTTGACATTACATCTCACAACGCTGGTGAGGCAACATTTGAAACGTCATCAGGAGCTGAAGATCTGAAGATTCTAGAAAATTACTATATCACAGGAGATCTTGATCTACTTAATTCAGAACGTGAGTGGTTTTATGACAAGGATACGAAAGAATTATATGTTTGGCTTGAAAACAATGCCAATCCGAATCAAGCATTGATCAAGGCACGTGGTTATACCGAGCAAGAACACCAGACAGACTCTGATCGGATTCTAAAAGTATATGATTCGTCTCATATCAAATTTGATGGAATCACAGTTCGAACAGGCTCGTTTCATTTATTAGGTTCTCATAACCTAACCTTTGAGAACAGCAAGTTTTTATATTCTGGCCACCACAAGCAGATGCTTGGCGCAGATATTAACAAAGCAGAGGGTGACTATGAAAATTATATCAACATCGCTGGTAACGAAACCGGTGGACCGGGTGGATTAGCACATCGAAATGGCGATGCGAGTTTGACATTCCGTAGGAGCGAATTTGCAAACTCCTATTCACTTCTCCTTTATTACGGGCGAGGAGGTTCAAATTATCTTGTGGAGGATAGCTATTTCCATAACAAGCCCCACGGCGGAGGCATGTTGTGGAGTGCAGGAGTGAATGATGGAAATATTGTCCGCCACTCAACATTTCATACGGGCGGATGGGGTGGTATGGGGAAATTTGGGAATAGACAAGCACAGCAGGGCGCGCAGTCCTTAGCTGAATTCAACCGCATTTATGACTTTCACTTTCATGGTGATGACGCTGGAATCCAAGTGAATCGCGGCAATGTCATGGGAACGACATTGCGAAACAACTGGATTCATAACATGCCAGGAAGAAATGCCATTCGCTTTGATGGCGACGCTGCAGGAATGGGTGGAACTGTACAAAATAATGTATTAACTGGTGCCAAGCGTGGTACACGACTGAAAGGTGATCTGCACACAATTACGAATAATACTGCCTTCGGCAATACTCATATAGACATCAATGTTGCACATGATAAATTCTATGGTTTTACAGAAGGATACGATCCAGCAGTTAACGGAATCATCCGCCCAACAGCTGAAAATAATTATTTTAATGTTTACGACTATAGAGTCGATGGACGACGGGGTTCAGCAGAAAAACTTGGCAATCAACATTCCATTGCAGTGAACAATGCGGGCAATCACGATAGTTATCCATCGGAATACAAAACACCTGGCATCCACCAAGGCAATTCAACGACCCGAAGCAGAGGAAATGTTCTTCAATCTGAGCTCCGTGATCCCGAAAATTTTGACTTTCGTTTAAAAAGTGACTCTCAGTTAATTGATGCAGGTGTTGAACAAACAGGAATCACTGATGGTTTTCTAGGAGATGCTCCTGATATTGGAGCCTATGAATTCGGTGATCTGAACTATTGGATCCCTGGCCACCGCACGGAAAAGGCACGATCTCCCATCCCCTACGACTCATCGCCGAGGGCGAGACCAACCAGTGATCTGATTTGGCTTGGAGGAATCGATGCTGTTAAACATCGTATTTATTTAGGCAATGATCCAAATAGCCTTGAATTAAAGTCTGAGCAAACAAATAACATCTTCACACCTGACAGCCCGTTTGTGCCGGGTGAAATATACTACTGGCGCGTTGATTCAGTCAAAGAGGACGGAGAAGTCGTCACTGGCGATGTCTGGGAGTTTTCGACGCCATCAGGCATAGAAAAAGCAATCCCAATTGAAATGGTGCATGTTGGGGATGCTGGGAATCAAGCCAACTTTGATGGTTACGGTCATGTCCCCTATGAGTATTACATCAGTAAATACGAGATCACAAACGAACAATACGCGGCTTTTCTGAATGACACAGGAAAAGTCAGCTCACAGGATGGTCTGACCGATCGATACCATGAATCGATGAAAATCAATAGGCAGGAAATCAATGGTGAGTTTGTTTACACAGTTGAAGATGGCTATGAACAACATCCAGTCAATTTTGTTGACTTTAGGAGCGCTCTTCGTTTCTGCAATTGGCTTACAAGTGGGAACAATAACCGGGGTACTTATACCATTTGGGGAGCCAACAATGGAATCAACAAGCGAAATTGGAGTGAGATGGAAATCGGCGCAGTTGCATTGCCGACAGAAGATGAGTGGTACAAAGCCGCCTATTTTTCCGGTCAACCAGCACCTGGAGATTGGACTGATCAAGCTCCTAGTGGTTGGTCAGTTAGCAACGGGAATAAGCATGGGAAACTTGTCTCAGAAGAATCAGAAAATGCCTTAACAGCAGATGAATTCAATGGCTGGACTTTTCACAATATTAAATCCTGGAGTCGCAATAACTCACACAGAAGTATTAGAAATAAATTTACCTATGGCACGGGGACAATTGCAGTTATTGACCCCTACGAATTCTCATTGGAAACAGCTGGGGTAACAACGCAGTCGGAAATCTCTACGCCAAGCATTGATATCTCTGGCGCAGTAGCTGGCGAACTCAAGCTTAATTTTGATTCATCATGGCCCAGACATACGCCTAACCATGCTTCTATTTCAGTCTCCTATGATGGCGCGGCTCCCATTACTATTAAACAGATCAAGGAAAGAAAATACGGCTATAATGCGAACAAAACAATTAATCTCGACAATCCAGAGGGAGCACAATCAGCTACTTTCACATGGAGTTATGAGACTAGTGAAGACCTTTGGGCCTTTTGGGCCATTGACAATATTTTAGTTGTTGATGAGCAAGATAATGAATATTTCAGCGAAGACTTTGAAGGCCTTGAGCTCAAGTCTTACCAATCAACTACTCTTCCAAAGGGAGACCAAGCATACTTTTCTAATGCGATTCAAGATGGTGATCTTTCAAGATGGCCAACTGGTCAACATAAAGATGGACCACCACATCCAGTAGGCACCGATGACAGACCATCGCATTATGGAACATACGACCAAGCTGGAAGCTTGCGCGAATGGCTTGAAGCTGACAATTCTTTCGATAGCGCTAACACCAGAGCCCGTGGTGGCTTTTACGCAGCGAATGGCAATAGTTATTTCACAGCTACCCATAGTAACAACGGAGTACCTATAAAACGCAAGAGTGATAATATATATACTGGTTTCAGAGTTGTTAGTTTATATCCCATTGCTCCGAAGCCTGAGGGTCCGACGAATCAACGACCTTCTTGGATTGCTACGCAGTGGTCTCTAGGTGATGCGGTTGCGGGTAAAGCTTTCGCTACGTCTCTAACTCAAGACATTTTTGATCCAGATCATGAAGCCAATGACTTGTCGTTTAGCTTATTAAGTGGACCGGAATGGCTGTCTATTGATAGCCAATCGCATCTGGTTGGGAGCCCATCATCAAGGG is a window of Prochlorococcus marinus str. SB DNA encoding:
- a CDS encoding SUMF1/EgtB/PvdO family nonheme iron enzyme, with protein sequence MNESGNNEVRKEQSLNSNNQDPLKSIVLSQIGTDSQSSTIYVSTDGDDSNSGSFIAPFRTIQHAINNAQAGDVISIRGGTYRERLKIEELNGHKDAPITFVNYQNEEVILTGAEAINTRWVKHDENIWKTNLNFDISQLFLDGQMLTAARWPNITKDWDRLDDSDRRNATPNSYWDIEGTRALALVDPEVPDEYRNHEGQHRLSDLDFSVKGAMLVPHKSFGQTHAGEIINHKAGESIFDIDSNFELWLRSPGQTALKNFNWISGNDGNVETADLWPTKNGPVEGSRQLHYHLEGHLGFLDQPQEWHYDKESGDLYVWMPDDQDPNLSDLQARAWDRSSSYISDPDLHPDADYHVLLEIDNSSFLDFKGITLHTGIFEFNEATNLNFDEMRFLYPTYDGRMLKDGQLPLYNNRIQPVSLKGRPDLDEVPDSNISFTNCEFANGISHLLRAAGPGLEIKNSYLHNVRDRGALRVSAAPGMKVERNTFHTFGFGSAAKIGDSSVWQYNHIHSFHGDGDVSGIQVPAASQEGALIAYNWIHDAPGRNGIRFDGSPAGIRGTAHHNVAHETRRGMRIKGDQHEIMNNTLVSNFSYDLSADHGKFYGYLDLNDDGVDDGMEWDDRYIPSRHGKDKDRRRGHFNSSIHNNAFDRMPDPFGVGSPNQAVGNSYVSDHGQDNKRTSLIKEELRDPENFDFRPKQNSALVDTGLHISGITDGYQGEAPDSGAYEVGASSYWIPGHRTKKARTPIAPNGSTTVKPDADLMWLEGKDVKLNHVYFGENSTDLTLVSSQTNNIFTPPEGLIPSTTYYWRVDTEQQDGSVVEGDLWSFQVVEALPAMPSVLVRAVPGETLEIDPVSNSTLPDYDFYIGTHEVTNAQYAQFLNSVASVDNYLLYDNKMGETDLDQGLGGITRQGESGDYSYTVVPELANHPVTYVSFYDAARYANWLSTGSTENGVYAIKPAQSDNKEEEIPRDQDKFDGGAYALPSHAEWLKAGLYDSSSDPSLHTYPTQTDSIGVDQANIEGSAFAGLAPVGSFDQPSPSGTYDQAGNAWEWLDDVAYLPNELPGKLRKGGSFLHPVSLNSMSSSSPGKTRAASDQGSDWGFRVVRKRTDNLTPAWKSTAWELDDAYENEPYVTSIAELAFDADGDPLSFSIEEGPEWLSVTSNGGLTGTPRAGDSGNKSIVFRVEDSLGESQTLDVPYTIKVIPDTTIYVSPDGDDSNPGTYELPLATITYASSIAQPGDEIKLRGGIYKERVHIDNIHGTEEEPITIGNYNDEKVVIEGAKDITSEWIPYEGNIWKTTVDFDVTQLFLDDTMLIGARWPDIKKHWDEYDESDGNNPTPESYWDLGTRSHADRIVEESAETNRFRNQDEKHSLSDLNVSVEGGVVVVNGVGPKVFDITSHNAGEATFETSSGAEDLKILENYYITGDLDLLNSEREWFYDKDTKELYVWLENNANPNQALIKARGYTEQEHQTDSDRILKVYDSSHIKFDGITVRTGSFHLLGSHNLTFENSKFLYSGHHKQMLGADINKAEGDYENYINIAGNETGGPGGLAHRNGDASLTFRRSEFANSYSLLLYYGRGGSNYLVEDSYFHNKPHGGGMLWSAGVNDGNIVRHSTFHTGGWGGMGKFGNRQAQQGAQSLAEFNRIYDFHFHGDDAGIQVNRGNVMGTTLRNNWIHNMPGRNAIRFDGDAAGMGGTVQNNVLTGAKRGTRLKGDLHTITNNTAFGNTHIDINVAHDKFYGFTEGYDPAVNGIIRPTAENNYFNVYDYRVDGRRGSAEKLGNQHSIAVNNAGNHDSYPSEYKTPGIHQGNSTTRSRGNVLQSELRDPENFDFRLKSDSQLIDAGVEQTGITDGFLGDAPDIGAYEFGDLNYWIPGHRTEKARSPIPYDSSPRARPTSDLIWLGGIDAVKHRIYLGNDPNSLELKSEQTNNIFTPDSPFVPGEIYYWRVDSVKEDGEVVTGDVWEFSTPSGIEKAIPIEMVHVGDAGNQANFDGYGHVPYEYYISKYEITNEQYAAFLNDTGKVSSQDGLTDRYHESMKINRQEINGEFVYTVEDGYEQHPVNFVDFRSALRFCNWLTSGNNNRGTYTIWGANNGINKRNWSEMEIGAVALPTEDEWYKAAYFSGQPAPGDWTDQAPSGWSVSNGNKHGKLVSEESENALTADEFNGWTFHNIKSWSRNNSHRSIRNKFTYGTGTIAVIDPYEFSLETAGVTTQSEISTPSIDISGAVAGELKLNFDSSWPRHTPNHASISVSYDGAAPITIKQIKERKYGYNANKTINLDNPEGAQSATFTWSYETSEDLWAFWAIDNILVVDEQDNEYFSEDFEGLELKSYQSTTLPKGDQAYFSNAIQDGDLSRWPTGQHKDGPPHPVGTDDRPSHYGTYDQAGSLREWLEADNSFDSANTRARGGFYAANGNSYFTATHSNNGVPIKRKSDNIYTGFRVVSLYPIAPKPEGPTNQRPSWIATQWSLGDAVAGKAFATSLTQDIFDPDHEANDLSFSLLSGPEWLSIDSQSHLVGSPSSRDLGTHEVMLRVSDPDGAYSDTEFPVEINVIAEQDNAAPTFSSAVTSTDGTQIVLTYNESLDSSNVPSTTDFIVTTAGSENSVSAVSISGREVT